A window of Gossypium hirsutum isolate 1008001.06 chromosome D13, Gossypium_hirsutum_v2.1, whole genome shotgun sequence genomic DNA:
CTTGCGACTTGTTTGGGTGTTTTCTCTCTAGCATTAGATGTACTGGCTATGTCTTGCAACACCTACTAGTCTCCTCTCTTGAACATTTGGTAAAAGTATTTTTAAGGGATGTCTGCTATGTAACCTGCTTGCTGATGGTGATGGTTCCATCGCACTTTATGGAATTTGTTCCTTATAAATATGATGCACTATCTAAAGAAAGGATGAGCTTTGGAAGAATAAACATCTGGAAAGCTATTTAATTAGTAGATTTTTGCTACAGTTTATCCTAGATTCTGTTTTCTTTGCTTAGCCACTAATATTCTCTGCTTGCTAAAAGCTAAGTATTCTGActgcattttcacaaatacaggGAAAGCGGAACCCCCGAGCAGCAGATCCACCTGTTGATAATGTTAAAAACTCTCAGTTTCTTGTTCTGATTTCAGAGAACTTTATGGAGGGCCGTGCTGCTTTAAGTCGCTCTGGAGTTCCAAGTTTGGCAACCAATCAGAGTCCTGTGAAAATGGACATGGCTTCTGTCACTTCAGTTACGGGACCATCTCCATCATCAGGTGGTTTATGCAGAATCTGTTGATCCCTTCTGTAGAATGCTGCTTTTAACTGGATACTGATCGTTGCATGTGACTGACTAATTTGTGTGCTTATTCATATTCATGGCTCTGCTCTATTAAGCACATTAGCAAATAGAAAAGCTGGGAACTAATGTGCATTATGCTAGATGCTAAGCCTTTCCACTTGTAACCTTGATTTTCATATCTTAGTTCTGTCAGGTCTGACTTCATTATGCTAGATTCTTGAGATCTTCTTTTCAGTTTTCATCACTAAAGAAGGCTTCTTAGTGATTACCTTGTAACATAAGCTCTTTGCCTCTTATTGATTGATATGTTTCTTCTTCAGCATCAAAGAAGTAAAAGAACAATTATCTAAAAAGCCTAGACATATCCCTTTCCATTGCAGAATTTAATAATGGAAACAAAAGACCTGTTCTGCATCTGTTAACTTGCTGTGCGCCtcattcatttattaattttagtcTGTAGATAGTACAGTAGATACAGATTCACACACCACTtaggaaaataaaaattgagCATTGGAGAAATAAACAGATTTGACTTGCTGTGAAGTTGTTATTTATGCTGTGACCAATTCTTGCGTAAGACTTTCTTTTTATCTCTTTTTTAGTGAATGGATCTATGGTGGGCAAGCTACCTGTTTCTGTTGGAAATGTTGCCACTGCTACTGTAAAAGTTGTAAGTCCCATTTACTTTAGTTAATGAAAAGTTGTTTCTGTGTTATTTGGATATTtaagcatattttattattcaggAGCCCACAACGATAACATCCATGGCAACTGGACCTGCTTTTTCACATGTTCCCTCTGTTCCACGAGTGCCTTCTCAAGCAATCCCGACCTTGCAAACCTCTTCGCCATTGACAAATACACAGGAGGGCATGACAAGTGGTGACAACATGCAAGAACTAAAACCTTCTGTAAGTGGCATGACACAACCTTCACGTCCTGTGCCTCCAGCTGCTGCAAATGTGAACATACTAAACAATCTTTCTCAAGCACGGGTTATGAGCTCTGCTGCTCTCACTGGAGGAACTTCTATAGGACTTCAATCAATGGGTCAAACACCAGTGGCCATGCATATGTCCAATATGATATCTAGTGGAATGGCATCCTCTGTGCCTCCAGCTCATGCTGTATTATCATCTGGGCAACCGACTATGACTTCATTAACTGGCTCAGGAGCTCTTACAGGGACTGCACAGGTCCCACCAAACTCAGGTCTTAGTACATTTTCTTCTGCAAGTTCAAATGTGGCTGGGAATTCAAACATTGGAATTTCACAACCAACGGGCAATGTTCAAGGAGCAGTGAATATAGGCCAATCAGTACCTGGCATGAGCCAAGGAAACCATTCAGGTACCCAAATGATGCAAAGTGGAGTTGGCATGAGCCAGAACATGAGTGCCCTTGGTCAATCAACTGTCTCTTCTGGAAATGGCACAATGATTCCTACTCCAGGCATGTCTCAACAAGTACAGTCTGGAATGCAGACACTTGGAGTGAGCAACAGTTCAGCTGCTAGTATGCCACTATCACAACAGACGTCAAGTGCTTTGCAATCAGCACAATCCAAATATGTTAAAGTCTGGGAGGTAATCTAGTGCATGATTTTAGACGATAGTGATGATAAATATATGGACCTCCTTGCATTGAGTAAATGTAGAAACTTCTGGGTGAATTCCTTCTAAACTTTAGTGGcagttcatttttttaattatttttatacgtATATCATGGTAGAAGGTACTTTAATACTTTCGGCTCTTTCATTCTTGTGTGATTATAGATCTCCCAATAAACCATATTTCCTGAGAGCTATTCTTTTGCTTGGGGGAGACATGCTGTGTACAATCTCTTAGGAACAATCTTGCTTGAAATTTGCCGTTATATCACTTATTTTCCCTATAATCTTCTGGTCCCTTCTTGGATCAACTGGGGGTACTCTCATTCATGACGAGTAGAATTTCTTGTTGAAGGAAGAGGAATTGGAATGTTGATGCTTCTGTGAAATCATTCCATGCTTTGCAATTTACTTGAGGGGCCCTGTGCACCTTTATTGTCTCCCCATAAAACACTGCCTTCACctaaattagtaataaaaatagaGGTTTTGTTGGTTCCGAAAAAGTAGTGCCTGAGAAGGTGAGCAAGATAATAAAACCTGTAATGCTTCTGGCTTCAGTTTTCTCCTTGTATATCTTTCTTTTCTCGTTAATTCCTTGAAATATTGTTGGTGATATGTATGTgcataataaatatttttgtattatttgccGCTTTATTTGTTGTATATTTTCTTGTGGCATGTCTAATTCTCTTGAATGATCAATAAATTCAGGGAAATTTATCTGGCCAGAGACAAGGGCAGCCGGTCTTTATCACCAGATTGGAAGTATGTTTACGAACATCTGTTGATGATGTTACTTCAAATACAGCAcacttcctttttttcttttttctttttttttttgattctttttaatgcCTTGCGTAATCTGCTTCAACCATGCTTTTGACTTCGGAGCTATTTGTTGCAGGGTTATCGGAGTGCCTCAGCTTCTGAGACGTAAGTCAATGGTTAATGTGTaacttctttttctctttttcagtcCCTAGTGGggataatataatgataaaaatactcATTCTATTTCTTTTAGACGTGGCTTTCATTTTTCTTACAGGATTTTAGGTTCTTTGATgactctattatttttatatatatttaaagccAATCTAGGTTAATAGAACGTAAGGATTCTGGTTTTGTTGCTTCAGACTTGCAGCACATTGGCCACAAACCATGCAAATAGTTCGTCTTATATCTCAGGATCACATGAATAACAAGTAAGTTCTAGTTTGTGAAAACATTGTCCTTTATCTTTCAATTTTCtcaataattttgttttattcaacATCAGGCAATATGTTGGGAAGGCAGATTTTTTAGTTTTCAGGGCAATGAATCAGCATGGATTTCTTGGACAGCTACAAGAGAAGAAGCTTGTAAGTGGTTGAGGATAATTTTACATTTGAAGCAATGCTGAATTTCAATTTGAATGTCTTCCAGGACTCATGTAGACCCCCAAATAAGCAAACTTACTGCTCAGATTCTTGTTGATGTTTACAGCTGAAGCTTGAGACTTTGTAATTGTATCTGTATCTCCTGGAGTGTTTCTAGGAGCCATGTCAAGCTTTGAATTTCTCTAAATTATCCTATCaatcatttttaatttgaaattgcgGATTATTCTGACCTAATTTCCCACTTCTCATTCCTGCAGTGTGCTGTAATTCAGTTGCCACAACAGACATTGCTGCTTTCAGTTTCTGACAAAGCCTGCCGCTTGATAGGAATGCTTTTCCCTGGGGTGAGAATGTTTTAACTTTGAGTCCAAGCTTTAGTTTGTCATGTGTggattattattgttatattctGGTGCCTTTTCTAATCTGAATAACAATAACCTGTACTTATTCCCAGCTACACAGTTCCAACACGCCACCAGGCCTCCACCCCTCTCTAGacaaaccaaaaaaattaaacgAAATGGTAAAAACTGCAAACTAGATGAGTAGCCTGTAGCTTTATATGAATTTTCTGTAGCCTCCATTTACTTCTTGCTTTTGCTTACAATGcaaaatgaaatttgattaaCATGTAATCACTGAAATGCTATACTGGTCGTAACATATCTATTTTATATGAAAGTAATACTTTTTAGTTTTCCAAAAAAAGGGAACAATTCCACTCATCCAAAAATATTACTTGCTTTTTGCTCCAAGATTGAAAAGAAAATAGTGAAATCAGCAATGACATGGACTCTTAATTTTGTTCTTTCATTACCTTATTGCTTTAGATTTATTTGAACTAAGCTCTTTATGGAGTCAGGATATGGTTGTCTTTAAACCACAAATGTCCAGCCAACAACAGCTGCAattgcagcagcagcagcagcagatgCAGCCCCAGTTACAGCAGCAGCAACAGCAGAATTCACAACTGCAACAGCAGCAGAATCCACAGCTGCAACAACAGCAGCTTCCGCACTTGCAGCAGCAGCAACTCCCTCAGCtacaacaacagcagcagcagctaCCACAGCTGCAACAGCAGCAGCTTTCCCAGCtgcagcagcaacaacaacaacagcagcagcagcagcagcagcagcagcaactgCAGCAACAGTCGCAACACCCTCAGATGCAGCAACAACAAATGGTTGGTTCAGGAATGGGTCCTGCTTACGTTCAAGGTCCAGGACGATTACAATTAGTTTCTCAGGGGCAAGTTCCATCACAGGCCCCACCTAATATGCCAGGAGGGGGATTTATGAGTTAAATCAGCAACACCTTGGAATCTACTGGCCTAATTAGAAATAACTAGTCTTTATCAGTGACTTTAGTGGCTAAGCATGAGGAGAAAGTCATGTAGTATCATCTGGGAtgaagtaatttttttatgtacTGATGATAACGTCTAACATGGTACATTCATAATGTGCCATCATTCGTGTTTCTAAAGTAACTAATGAGGTGGGAGGAAGCAAGGGTTTTGCTGATGAATTTCATTACTTGTATTTCAAAGAGATTTGCTGGTACGGAATTTCGATATAAAAGTTAATTCCTCTTCATCTTATCATGCAAACCTGTGTGAACTAGTTAATAATATAAGGCTAGGCTACATTAATTCATTTCGTATAGGATCCGATTTTGAATGTCATGCAGTAACTAAGCCATCAGTTGTTTTGATGATGGATTTTGGAATACCAACTTTCATGGATTATAGTAGAAATGCTTAGTATCAATCCATGCTCAAGTCTCTAAGACTGATGTTTACTCTTGGCACACCTTGAACATAAAAGTGGTAAAAAAACCATAGCATTCAAGAATTTGTAATCACAACAGCACATCACTGAAAGCTTTATCCCATCCTCTGAGAAGAGAACAGAATTGAAACAGCATACCTTTTGTGATACGAGTCTCAAAGGCCCAACCCCAGCCTAAACAAGAAGACAAACTATGCTTACTTGAAAATTAggctaaattgtcaaagtgacccaatttgtaaagttttattttttttaaatacttagtttaaatttttatgtaaatattcagtccaagaggcccaattaaaagcccttggtCGAATTtcgatttaaaattaaaataattaggagtttgtttagttttagttttctaattagattaggaaaatatttgaaaagcCTATATAAACGCTTGGCCAGCCACCGTGTTAAAtacttctcaattatatcaaaaattttagatttgtttaagtgcagaattctctttgagttttttctccaagaattctctcttgggttttctttagaagttgttttaacaatcttttgattgtgggagccatcttcagccttcttcttgccattgatattctttggaggggagattagagtcgtttgtagggagttgtgagatctttcgggatttcaaggcttcttaggacttttcttttatttgcttgctgtcaatttcttttctttatttctgcttgtgccgaatctttatctaatttatttgctgttcttattgtgtttccagcctttttctatcttaaagaaTCGGCCAAAAagccccaatttctagggttcttgctgATTCattcatactctttttgggtgaaattagattgccgaaatttggggaaaactatcttggtgttcaattgggcagaatcgcaatctcctttagggtttcaagaaccctaacacttatttctattctcaatttaattctttgctgatttgggaattttatttcagatctggaaatttaaagttctaatcttttaattttctgtttcgtttcagatctgattgtttagagcttttgtaggagttttccgtgacttggcaactcgatcttggtccacgcgcaaccccCGTATCATCTTTTGTCTCTCTATATTAATGTTTAAAGTTTAAAAGCCCCCTCCACACAAGGTGGGGAAAAAAACAAGAGGTCAATGTCCACTGAGGTAGACACTGAATAAGAAGCCAGAAAGCTTAAACCAAGGAATCAGACCAGCCTATATGAGCAAAAAGCAACTTCCCTGTAGATTGAACCATTAGAAAAGATCTAGTCTAGATAAATTTGGAGCACTATGATGTCAAAATGACGACAATGTTAAATGAAAGATTagtgaaaatatttatgttatcATTGTAATTTTGTTTGCATTCAGCTTTTGGCCTCCAATGGAAGAAGGGGGGGGGGAGTGGGGACACCTCAAAATAAAGACAGTGACCCGTACCAAACTTTCCCATAAACAAGCAGCCTCCTTGCTTTAATCATTATTTCAGAACCTATGGCCTTAATTTCTACCATAAAGCTACATAGAAAGAATGTATAATGATTTTGGGATTGATCCAAAGCACCAACCAATAAAACTTCCCGTCATTGGCTTAGggtcccaaagctcgtaaaaaaTGCAGAAAAGCCAACAATGTCCTTTTGCTAAAGTATAGGAAGTTTCTAGTAGGGCTTCGTGTTGCTACTTGCCAGCCATTAAAAGTCCTTTTATTCCTTAACTTGCATCATGGTGGAGTAGAACATTTCAGTATCTGTCGCCATAAGTCCAAAGCTGTCACTTCTCATTCCTTGGGATCTCTAACCTTATTTGTTTTTGTTATGAGATACCTTGTTAAGTTAACCACTTTGATCGGATAAAAGAAAACTCCCCATCTGATGTTATTTATTATATGCTTACTACGCAAACCAAACTTTTTATTACCTCCGTCATAATTTTATTATCAACTCTCCACGAtgtggtgaaattacattttatcaTATCTATGACACTATCACCAACCCCAAGTAGTAGGAGGTGTGTTCAAGGATCCTCATCCTCATAAGTCTTTAAGACTCTACTTCACATACTAATGTTGTGTCAAATTCTTATCAGAACCTTCCATTTTCTTCCAAACTCTCCGGAACCATTGCTAGCAACTCTCTACACACTATATGAACCGCTTCCAACCTCCAACATCACATATTATATCAACATATACATACTtctgaaaacaaaagaaattaagaATCAGAGTTTGAAAATTTCTTTCCAATATGAAAATGCTAGAACCACTTGCTTATTatcaaaatagaatttatttggTATTATATGACTGTGGAACTTGCATATGAATCATATCATTCTATTGTAATCATTTGATAAATTGTGACTCCAGTAAAACCAAGGATCCTGTTAGTTTCCCATTCATATTTTCCcaactaattaattatttttggagAGTGCTAAATACACATAAATTGTATGCATCggtttttccttcaattttattAGGGGTTTTTAAGGGCATGTAGGAGAGGGTCTTGAGAGATGGAAAAAGATATTCGTTTCAAAAAAGGAAAAGGGTTAAATAAAGTAAACAATTGCGTTACTTTGTTATAAGATTAAGATGCTGTTTTTAAAAAGTTGggataaaaggttttgagggaaATGGTAGAAGAAATAtcacaaaaagagaaaaagagctAACCAAAGTAAATGGGATGTCATTTTCTTAACTTTATTCCATGAAGCAAAGTAAATCATGTATCACTAACAAGTCCCAAGTCCTCTACTTAAACAGATGGTGACGATGACCCAACTCCTTACATTCAGGAGATACCTCAATCTTCCAATTCAATACTTTTTgcaaaaaatggtttcaacatcCCCTCCAAAGGTGAGAACATGATGAGTTAGCTTGTATTTCCTGGCCAATGGCCAACACCAATTgactatttttcctttttgattcTAACAGGAAGTTCAATCCATCGGGAAATGGGCAGAAGGCGATCCTACTCGCAGAGCCAAATGGTGGTACTCCACTTTTCACACTGTCACGGCCATGATAGGTGCAGGTGTCCTCAGCTTGCCCTATGCCATGGCCTATCTAGGATGGTATGCAATGCTGGAACTTAAAACTCAATTCAACAAAAAGGCTTAGTTGAGACAAGTTGGGAAATTTTTTACTAACCTTCTGTTTTCTGATCTTAGGGGTCCAGGAACAATGGTTCTGGTATTATCATGGTGCATGACCTTGAATACAATGTGGCAGATGATACAACTGCATGAGTGTGTCCCTGGAACTCGATTCGATCGATACATTGACCTTGGGCGATATGCTTTTGGACCGAAACTCGGAGGATGGGTAGTGTTGCCTCAGCAGCTGATTGTTCAAGTTGGATGTGACATTGTGTACATGGTTACAGGAGGGAAGTGCCTCAAAAAGTTCATGGAGATTGCCTGCACCAGCTGCACACAGCTCAGGCAGTCCTACTGGATCTTGATTTTTGGTGGCACCCATTTCTTCCTGTCTCAGCTTCCCAATTTCAATTCAGTTGCTGCTGTTTCATTAGCTGCAACAGTTATGTCTCTGAGTTATTCAACCATAGCCTGGGCAGGTTCCTTGAGTCACGGTCAGATCAATGGTGGGAGCTATGAGTATAAGAGCACAAGTCCGACTGACTTCATGTTTCGAGTGTTCAATGCACTAGGCCAAATTTCATTTGCATTTGCAGGTCATGCAGTTGCCCTTGAAATTCAGGCCACAATTCCATCAACCCCAGAAAGGCCTTCGAAAATACCGATGTGGAAAGGTGCACTTGGAGCCTATTTCATAAATGCTATATGCTACTTCCCGGTAGCCATGATAGGATACTGGGCATTCGGTCAAGATGTCGATGATAATGTACTTATGGCACTCAAGAAACCTGCATGGCTCATAGCCTCTGCTAACTTGATGGTGGTTGTTCATGTCATTGGAAGCTACCAGGTTTATGCTATGCCTGTGTTTGACCTGCTGGAGAACATGATGATCAAAAGGCTCAACTTCCCACCAGGGATTGCTCTCAGGCTCATAAGTCGATCTACTTACGTAGGTGAGGTTTCCTCTATACGAACCAACTTTACTTACACGACCATCCGTAAGTTATAAAATGAGTTAGATATGTTAGTTAATTATAAGAACAATGGATATTGGATGTTTGCAGCATTTACCCTGTTCATAGGAGTCACTTTCCCTTTCTTTGGAGATCTTCTGGGTTTCTTTGGTGGATTTGGCTTTGCTCCCACTTCATATTTTGTAagcaacacacacacacacacatatatatataaacatatatgacTGATTTCAATTCAGTATTGCTATCTGCAACTCACTTAAATCTATATCTGTCATCAAAATTTTTGGCTTACATCTTCCCAGCATAATGTGGTTGGTGATCAAGAAACCAAAAAGGTTCAGCCTCAATTGGTTCATCAATTGGGTAATGgatttttcatatacatatataaatacatatagaTAAATTTGCTGATAATAATGGGTGTTTTCTTCTATATGTAAATATATTTCAGGGGTGCATATTTGTAGGAGTGTTCATTATGATGGCATCAACAATTGGAGGTTTAAGGAATATCATAGCAGATGCTTCAACATACAGTTTTTATACATGAATGAATGAGCATTGTATGTTGTTTCAGATGGATGTATTAATGTGAATCCACTGATCAAATACTTGCTTTACCTTCGAGCCACTCAATGTCCTAGTGATTATATATAAATTGAgcaagttttatatatatatagcataaaGTGGTTAAAACTTATAAATCCAAAGACAGTTtacctaattttttattttcatttgaatgtaaacaaagaaattgattgaagAAAAGGACTGATCATTTACCATTCATCAAAACCCTGGCTGAGACTTTGCAACATTCGTATACACACGCTCACTAAGACTTCAACTTATCATTGGCTAGCTTCTAGTTTTAGTTTATCTTTTAGGTACATTATCAAGGAAGAACATTTATGGCAAGGAGAAACTAATGAAGGCTCTCAAAGCACATGTTGCCCATTTCACTGTTTCTCTTCTTAGTATGTGGTTGCCCTCTAGTTGCTGACTAATGGTGACAAACTGGAAGAGATTTTGGACATCTTTGAATGCTGGTTCAAGTTTCCACCCTGTTTTGGTGCATCCAAGAATAATGTTGGTTCATTTTTTGTCTCTGTCCAGCAACCTACAAGAAGAAATATTGTGAGACTTAAGGGACAAAAGAACAGCGTAGAGGATAAAAATTCTAGCCTGAAGTTTGGTAGCAAATTTGAAGCTATGAATGGACAACAGTTGGAATCCATTTGAGTTTTGAACGATGGCCACTCTTCCAGTCATATCATTTTGTCGATTTTTAATAATGCTTAACGATAAGAACCATTGGGAGAAGTGTTTACCAAGTCTAAGAGAAGGTTGAATCCTTAATTGAATAGTCTGAGAAATATTAGCAGGAAAGGAGTTGAGCATCGAATGGTAGatataaaaaattcttttaatagcACCTATAGGACAGGGACGAGATCCTTAGAAGATGAGTTCATTTCTCAATTTTCATATAATCCAAAGGGTATAGACCGTAGCAATGTAGAAGTTTCTTGAATCCAGACAGTTGATACAATTTCTCTAGAGCCAGTAGGATCCAGCAAGAGATGAATGAGTTGGTAAGAGAGTCGAAGTGAAGTGAAAGAGGGGAACCAAACTAAACGGCCCTTGCAAAACTACAATTTAAGAAGGGATGCATAGGGGGTTTCCCTATCTTCTTTCTAGAGAAGATAGAGATTATCATTAGTAGAGAGTTTTCTCGATTCTTTAGTGGGGAGGCAATTATTTCAAATCTTCCATAGaaaaatgatgattttgaaaggaaTTGATTAACTCAGGCAACTTGCTGAGATTGAGAGAGTGTTGGGTTTTGAATCGAGTTAAACAACAaagaattatttaaataataatgtcTATTCAAACAACAAAAGAATCGAGtcaatcaacaaaacaatctaTTCAAAGTGGCTACAATGCTTTTGCTTcttaaacaaagaaagaagagagCAAAAATGAAAATGAGCCAAAGACTGCAGCTTAAGAAATCTGCAAACTGATCTGCACTATCTACTTTGTCTCTCAATTTTTTAGTCATAAAAAGATTACAATATAAGTCATTTGTTTTCACTAAACACACCTAACCCCACTAATCTGCCTAGTAACAAGTGAAACATAACTTGAAGACATGCTGATTTATCTAAATCAGTACCTAAACACCTGAAGTAATTTACCAACTTAGCTCATTTACAgctaaataacataacaaaagaACTAGTAATGAAACTAAAAGCTAAGCAGCATACACACGTGCTGCATGCATGTGTGCAAACTATGACAGTTACATGCAAACACCAAAAAAACAACCAGCTGCATGGATGGCCATCTTCAACACTCCTCATTGGCCTCCATGTTGCTCACACCATTCATCTTCCTTAAATATTCAAACCTGACCTTTCCAAATGGCTTGGTCAGTATATCAGCCAGTTAGCATCTTGGCCAGCTCGCATTTTGATGAGCTCGCATTTTGGTGAGCTCGCACTTTTGTAGCTCGCTTTTCATTCAACTTGCAGCTTGCACTTTGCACAGTTTGCACATTTTTCAACTCACACTTTTGCTGAGTTCAAAACTTGCATTTTGGTGAGCTCGCACTTCACCCTGTTGCTTGCTACTGCATGATTGGCCAACTTGCAACACTCCTTCTTGACCATTTTACAGCAAGCACCAATGTTAGTTTTCTTGtgcaacttttttaaaaattgcaaGCTGCAACACTACTAAGTCACATCTGTGATAAGTTTCAACAATAGGCCTGATGCCTTTAATA
This region includes:
- the LOC107919383 gene encoding mediator of RNA polymerase II transcription subunit 25 isoform X3; translation: MMFPIASNGNQTPQNVDGQRHCILVAASNPYPLPTPVYRPQIQNLEQVENSEAQTESCLSDAETVARSFAQCSVSLSVICPKQLAKLKAIYSAGKRNPRAADPPVDNVKNSQFLVLISENFMEGRAALSRSGVPSLATNQSPVKMDMASVTSVTGPSPSSVNGSMVGKLPVSVGNVATATVKVEPTTITSMATGPAFSHVPSVPRVPSQAIPTLQTSSPLTNTQEGMTSGDNMQELKPSVSGMTQPSRPVPPAAANVNILNNLSQARVMSSAALTGGTSIGLQSMGQTPVAMHMSNMISSGMASSVPPAHAVLSSGQPTMTSLTGSGALTGTAQVPPNSGLSTFSSASSNVAGNSNIGISQPTGNVQGAVNIGQSVPGMSQGNHSGTQMMQSGVGMSQNMSALGQSTVSSGNGTMIPTPGMSQQVQSGMQTLGVSNSSAASMPLSQQTSSALQSAQSKYVKVWEGNLSGQRQGQPVFITRLEGYRSASASETLAAHWPQTMQIVRLISQDHMNNKQYVGKADFLVFRAMNQHGFLGQLQEKKLCAVIQLPQQTLLLSVSDKACRLIGMLFPGLHSSNTPPGLHPSLDKPKKLNEMDMVVFKPQMSSQQQLQLQQQQQQMQPQLQQQQQQNSQLQQQQNPQLQQQQLPHLQQQQLPQLQQQQQQLPQLQQQQLSQLQQQQQQQQQQQQQQQQLQQQSQHPQMQQQQMVGSGMGPAYVQGPGRLQLVSQGQVPSQAPPNMPGGGFMS
- the LOC107919383 gene encoding mediator of RNA polymerase II transcription subunit 25 isoform X1, with product MAEKQLIVAVEGTAAMGPYWHIVVSDYLDKIIRCFCSSELTGQKNSTSNVEFSLVTFYTHGSYCACLVQRSGWTKDVDIFLQWLSAIPFSGGGFNDAAIAEGLSEALMMFPIASNGNQTPQNVDGQRHCILVAASNPYPLPTPVYRPQIQNLEQVENSEAQTESCLSDAETVARSFAQCSVSLSVICPKQLAKLKAIYSAGKRNPRAADPPVDNVKNSQFLVLISENFMEGRAALSRSGVPSLATNQSPVKMDMASVTSVTGPSPSSVNGSMVGKLPVSVGNVATATVKVEPTTITSMATGPAFSHVPSVPRVPSQAIPTLQTSSPLTNTQEGMTSGDNMQELKPSVSGMTQPSRPVPPAAANVNILNNLSQARVMSSAALTGGTSIGLQSMGQTPVAMHMSNMISSGMASSVPPAHAVLSSGQPTMTSLTGSGALTGTAQVPPNSGLSTFSSASSNVAGNSNIGISQPTGNVQGAVNIGQSVPGMSQGNHSGTQMMQSGVGMSQNMSALGQSTVSSGNGTMIPTPGMSQQVQSGMQTLGVSNSSAASMPLSQQTSSALQSAQSKYVKVWEGNLSGQRQGQPVFITRLEGYRSASASETLAAHWPQTMQIVRLISQDHMNNKQYVGKADFLVFRAMNQHGFLGQLQEKKLCAVIQLPQQTLLLSVSDKACRLIGMLFPGLHSSNTPPGLHPSLDKPKKLNEMDMVVFKPQMSSQQQLQLQQQQQQMQPQLQQQQQQNSQLQQQQNPQLQQQQLPHLQQQQLPQLQQQQQQLPQLQQQQLSQLQQQQQQQQQQQQQQQQLQQQSQHPQMQQQQMVGSGMGPAYVQGPGRLQLVSQGQVPSQAPPNMPGGGFMS
- the LOC107919383 gene encoding mediator of RNA polymerase II transcription subunit 25 isoform X2; translated protein: MAEKQLIVAVEGTAAMGPYWHIVVSDYLDKIIRCFCSSELTGQKNSTSNVEFSLVTFYTHGSYCACLVQRSGWTKDVDIFLQWLSAIPFSGGGFNDAAIAEGLSEALMMFPIASNGNQTPQNVDGQRHCILVAASNPYPLPTPVYRPQIQNLEQVENSEAQTESCLSDAETVARSFAQCSVSLSVICPKQLAKLKAIYSAGKRNPRAADPPVDNVKNSQFLVLISENFMEGRAALSRSGVPSLATNQSPVKMDMASVTSVTGPSPSSVNGSMVGKLPVSVGNVATATVKVEPTTITSMATGPAFSHVPSVPRVPSQAIPTLQTSSPLTNTQEGMTSGDNMQELKPSVSGMTQPSRPVPPAAANVNILNNLSQARVMSSAALTGGTSIGLQSMGQTPVAMHMSNMISSGMASSVPPAHAVLSSGQPTMTSLTGSGALTGTAQVPPNSGLSTFSSASSNVAGNSNIGISQPTGNVQGAVNIGQSVPGMSQGNHSGTQMMQSGVGMSQNMSALGQSTVSSGNGTMIPTPGMSQQVQSGMQTLGVSNSSAASMPLSQQTSSALQSAQSKYVKVWEGNLSGQRQGQPVFITRLEGYRSASASETLAAHWPQTMQIVRLISQDHMNNKQYVGKADFLVFRAMNQHGFLGQLQEKKLCAVIQLPQQTLLLSVSDKACRLIGMLFPGDMVVFKPQMSSQQQLQLQQQQQQMQPQLQQQQQQNSQLQQQQNPQLQQQQLPHLQQQQLPQLQQQQQQLPQLQQQQLSQLQQQQQQQQQQQQQQQQLQQQSQHPQMQQQQMVGSGMGPAYVQGPGRLQLVSQGQVPSQAPPNMPGGGFMS